A window from Streptomyces sp. NBC_00271 encodes these proteins:
- a CDS encoding response regulator transcription factor produces the protein MSVLLEQPASLVAYRPNKPTAMVVVADPRVRSTVTRHLWALGVRDVIEASSVAEARPRIGNPRDICVADVHLPDGSGLTLLSETRAAGWPNGLALSAADDIGAVRNALAGGVKGYVVTGTRTNVGLPTRPGVAPIGSAAARMHRRPPGAPSHPGGYRELSGREVEVLRLVAEGQSNKAIGVSMGLSALTVKSHLARIARKLGTGDRAGMVAVALRTGIIH, from the coding sequence GTGTCCGTTCTCCTCGAGCAGCCCGCAAGCCTGGTCGCCTACCGCCCGAACAAGCCGACCGCCATGGTGGTCGTGGCCGACCCACGGGTCCGATCCACCGTCACCCGCCACCTCTGGGCGCTCGGAGTGCGCGACGTCATCGAGGCGTCGTCCGTCGCGGAGGCCCGTCCCCGAATCGGCAACCCGCGCGACATCTGTGTCGCCGACGTCCACCTGCCCGACGGCAGCGGGCTCACCCTGCTGTCCGAGACCCGAGCCGCCGGCTGGCCCAACGGCCTCGCCCTCTCCGCCGCCGACGACATCGGCGCCGTGCGCAACGCCCTCGCGGGCGGCGTCAAGGGCTATGTCGTCACCGGCACCCGTACGAACGTCGGGCTCCCCACCCGACCCGGTGTCGCGCCGATCGGCTCGGCCGCCGCCCGTATGCACCGCCGCCCCCCGGGTGCCCCGAGCCACCCGGGCGGCTACCGCGAGCTCTCCGGCCGAGAGGTCGAGGTGCTCCGACTCGTCGCCGAGGGCCAGTCGAACAAGGCCATCGGCGTCTCCATGGGCCTGTCCGCGCTGACCGTCAAGAGCCACCTCGCCCGCATCGCCCGCAAGCTCGGCACGGGCGACCGCGCCGGGATGGTGGCGGTCGCCCTGCGGACGGGGATCATCCACTGA
- the hemE gene encoding uroporphyrinogen decarboxylase has protein sequence MSANDRPAAGQPPTATYESAFLKACRREPVPHTPVWFMRQAGRSLPEYLKVREGIPMLDSCMRPELVAEITLQPVRRHNVDAAIYYSDIVVPLKAIGIDLDIKPGVGPVVANPIRTRADLAQLRDLTPEDVWYVTEAIKLLTAELGETPLIGFAGAPFTLASYLVEGGPSKNHEHTKALMYGDPQLWADLIDRLAEITSAFLKVQIEAGASAVQLFDSWVGALAPADYRRSVLPASAKVFDSVAAYGVPRIHFGVGTGELLGLMGEAGADVVGVDWRVPLDEAARRVGPGKALQGNLDPAVLFSTTEAVEAKTREVLDAAAGLEGHVFNLGHGVMPSIDPDALTRLVEYVHQQTER, from the coding sequence GTGAGTGCCAATGACCGCCCCGCCGCGGGCCAGCCGCCGACAGCCACGTACGAGTCCGCCTTCCTCAAGGCGTGCAGGCGCGAGCCCGTGCCGCACACGCCCGTGTGGTTCATGCGGCAGGCCGGTCGCTCGCTGCCCGAGTACCTCAAGGTGCGCGAGGGCATTCCCATGCTGGACTCCTGCATGCGGCCCGAGCTGGTCGCCGAGATCACCCTCCAGCCGGTGCGCCGGCACAACGTGGACGCGGCGATCTACTACAGCGACATCGTCGTCCCGCTGAAGGCCATCGGCATCGACCTCGACATCAAGCCGGGCGTCGGCCCGGTCGTCGCGAACCCGATCCGCACCCGCGCCGACCTGGCCCAGCTGCGCGATCTGACCCCCGAGGACGTCTGGTACGTCACCGAGGCGATCAAGCTCCTGACGGCCGAGCTCGGCGAGACCCCGCTCATCGGTTTCGCGGGCGCGCCCTTCACCCTCGCGAGTTACCTCGTGGAGGGCGGCCCGTCCAAGAACCACGAGCACACCAAGGCGCTCATGTACGGCGACCCGCAGCTGTGGGCCGACCTGATCGACCGTCTCGCCGAGATCACCTCCGCTTTCCTGAAGGTGCAGATCGAGGCGGGCGCCAGTGCCGTCCAGCTCTTCGACTCCTGGGTCGGCGCCCTGGCACCCGCCGACTACCGCCGTTCGGTGCTGCCCGCGTCCGCGAAGGTCTTCGACTCCGTGGCCGCGTACGGCGTTCCGCGCATCCACTTCGGCGTCGGCACCGGCGAGCTGCTCGGCCTCATGGGCGAGGCGGGCGCGGACGTCGTCGGCGTCGACTGGCGCGTCCCGCTCGACGAGGCCGCGCGCCGTGTCGGTCCCGGCAAGGCGCTCCAGGGCAACCTCGACCCCGCCGTCCTTTTCTCTACCACCGAGGCCGTGGAAGCCAAGACCCGCGAGGTGCTGGACGCCGCCGCCGGTCTGGAGGGCCATGTCTTCAACCTCGGCCACGGCGTCATGCCGAGCATCGACCCGGACGCGCTGACCCGTCTCGTGGAGTACGTCCACCAGCAGACCGAGCGCTGA
- a CDS encoding rhomboid family intramembrane serine protease, translated as MVIPVHDVNPVRRTPYVTYALIAANVLVFLYTPGLAGSVAGDSGLSQLCHLHAFLEHYAAVPQELVHHQLPRLVPTGDVGVGVGSGGPGCLVGPPTYDKSPPLSVLTAMFLHGSWLHLLGNMLFLLIFGNNIEDRLGHVRFSVFYVACGYAAAYGFAYLNADSADPLIGASGAIAGVLGAYLVLYPRVRVWVLVPFLVFLPLRLPAWLVLGFWFALQAVYSSGGGVSTAGTVAYEAHVVGFLVGMLLAWPLRPGTPPPPEPRSLLFGRQARHGW; from the coding sequence GTGGTCATCCCCGTCCATGACGTGAACCCGGTGCGCCGCACGCCCTATGTGACGTATGCGCTGATCGCCGCCAATGTTCTGGTGTTCCTCTACACGCCCGGCCTCGCGGGATCGGTGGCGGGTGACAGCGGGCTCTCCCAGCTGTGCCATCTGCACGCGTTCCTGGAGCACTACGCCGCGGTGCCGCAGGAGTTGGTCCACCACCAACTGCCCCGCCTGGTCCCGACCGGCGACGTCGGCGTCGGCGTCGGGTCAGGAGGCCCCGGGTGCCTGGTGGGCCCGCCGACGTACGACAAGTCGCCGCCGCTCTCGGTCCTCACCGCGATGTTCCTGCACGGCAGCTGGCTGCATCTGCTCGGCAACATGCTCTTCCTGCTGATCTTCGGCAACAACATCGAGGACCGCCTCGGACATGTGCGGTTCTCGGTGTTCTACGTGGCGTGCGGTTACGCGGCCGCGTACGGCTTCGCGTACCTCAACGCCGACTCGGCCGACCCGCTGATCGGCGCTTCCGGAGCGATCGCCGGAGTCCTCGGCGCCTATCTGGTGCTCTATCCGAGGGTCAGGGTCTGGGTGCTCGTCCCGTTCCTGGTCTTCCTGCCGCTGCGCCTGCCCGCGTGGCTGGTGCTGGGCTTCTGGTTCGCGTTGCAGGCGGTGTACTCGTCCGGCGGCGGCGTCTCCACCGCCGGAACCGTGGCGTACGAGGCCCACGTGGTCGGCTTCCTCGTGGGGATGCTGCTGGCCTGGCCGCTGCGCCCGGGCACCCCGCCACCACCGGAACCGCGCAGCCTGCTGTTCGGCAGACAGGCGCGGCACGGCTGGTGA
- a CDS encoding DUF3000 domain-containing protein: MDDAKEGDRDARETAPPPFRAAVDALRAARLRPEIEIDPTRPPQRLAPYAYALEAAVVADDEDLADGRLILLHDPAGHDAWQGSFRLVTLVRAELEPEMAADPLLPDVSWSWLTGALQARGLSYGEPSGTVTRASSHYFGGLSERPAASQIEIRASWTPREGLGGVPDTAAHLAAWCDLLCQIAGLPPAGPGDGSVVTLPQRRGPQSR; the protein is encoded by the coding sequence ATGGACGATGCCAAGGAGGGGGACCGGGATGCGAGGGAGACGGCTCCGCCACCCTTCCGGGCTGCCGTCGACGCACTGAGGGCCGCGCGGCTGCGGCCCGAGATCGAGATCGACCCGACGCGCCCACCACAGCGCCTGGCCCCCTACGCGTACGCGTTGGAGGCCGCGGTCGTCGCCGACGACGAGGACCTGGCGGACGGCCGGCTCATCCTGTTGCACGACCCGGCGGGGCACGACGCCTGGCAGGGCTCCTTCCGGCTGGTGACGCTGGTGCGCGCGGAGCTGGAGCCGGAGATGGCGGCCGACCCGCTGCTCCCCGACGTCTCCTGGTCGTGGCTGACCGGCGCGTTGCAGGCCCGCGGTCTGTCGTACGGCGAACCGAGCGGCACCGTCACCCGGGCGAGCTCGCACTACTTCGGGGGGCTGTCCGAGCGCCCCGCCGCGTCCCAGATCGAGATCCGGGCCTCCTGGACGCCTCGCGAGGGCCTGGGCGGCGTACCGGACACGGCCGCGCACCTCGCCGCCTGGTGCGATCTGCTCTGCCAGATCGCGGGCCTGCCCCCGGCGGGGCCGGGCGACGGCTCGGTGGTGACCCTCCCGCAGCGCCGGGGGCCGCAGTCCCGCTGA